The following proteins are encoded in a genomic region of Lactiplantibacillus plantarum:
- the trmFO gene encoding FADH(2)-oxidizing methylenetetrahydrofolate--tRNA-(uracil(54)-C(5))-methyltransferase TrmFO produces MASIPTVNVIGAGLAGSEAAWHIANMGVNVRLYEMRPSKMTPAHHTAQFAELVCTNSLRANQLANAAGLLKAEMRQMDSIVMQAAEHHAVPAGGALAVDRDTFSAEITAAITALPNVEIINEEITSLPDGITVVATGPLTAASLAKSIQAFNDEDDLHFFDAAAPILTKDSIDMDKVYLKSRYDRGEAAYLNCPMTEAEFDVFYDALIHAEMAEAHDFENSDVFEGCMPIEVMAQRGRQTMLFGPLKPVGLEDPKTGKQPFAVVQLRQDDAAGDLYNIVGFQTHLKWGEQKRVFSLIPGLENVEFVRYGVMHRNTFMKSPKLLTPTYQTQQRPDLFFAGQMTGVEGYIESAASGIVAGTNAARLALGLEPVVFPTDTMMGAMAHYITHTSASNFQPMNANFGIMPKLKQRIRDKRERNTAISERALADLTTFKDETLTVNN; encoded by the coding sequence ATGGCATCAATACCAACAGTAAACGTAATCGGCGCCGGTTTAGCCGGCTCAGAGGCCGCTTGGCATATTGCTAATATGGGCGTCAATGTCCGGCTGTATGAAATGCGGCCCAGCAAAATGACTCCCGCCCATCACACGGCGCAATTTGCTGAATTAGTGTGCACGAACTCACTGCGGGCGAACCAATTAGCCAACGCGGCGGGCCTACTAAAGGCCGAAATGCGGCAGATGGATTCGATCGTGATGCAAGCGGCTGAACACCACGCTGTCCCAGCTGGCGGTGCGCTAGCCGTTGATCGGGATACGTTCTCTGCAGAAATCACGGCTGCAATCACCGCGTTACCTAATGTTGAAATTATTAATGAAGAAATTACTAGTCTCCCAGATGGCATTACGGTCGTAGCGACTGGACCATTAACGGCGGCGTCCTTAGCGAAATCGATTCAAGCGTTTAACGACGAAGATGACTTACACTTTTTTGATGCGGCCGCACCGATTTTAACGAAAGATTCGATCGACATGGACAAGGTGTATCTCAAATCACGCTATGACCGTGGTGAAGCGGCCTATCTGAACTGCCCAATGACGGAAGCCGAATTTGACGTTTTCTATGACGCGTTGATTCACGCCGAAATGGCCGAAGCGCATGATTTTGAAAATTCAGATGTCTTTGAAGGCTGCATGCCGATCGAAGTGATGGCACAACGTGGGCGCCAAACGATGCTATTTGGCCCACTTAAACCAGTGGGCCTTGAAGATCCGAAGACGGGCAAACAACCCTTTGCGGTCGTTCAGTTGCGCCAAGATGATGCCGCTGGTGATCTATATAATATCGTCGGCTTCCAAACTCATCTTAAGTGGGGCGAACAAAAACGGGTCTTTTCACTGATTCCGGGTCTGGAGAACGTTGAATTTGTCCGTTATGGCGTCATGCATCGTAATACTTTTATGAAGTCACCGAAACTATTAACGCCAACTTATCAGACACAGCAACGGCCCGATTTGTTTTTTGCGGGCCAAATGACGGGTGTCGAAGGCTATATTGAAAGTGCAGCGAGTGGCATCGTTGCTGGAACCAACGCAGCGCGCTTAGCACTTGGTTTAGAACCGGTCGTTTTTCCAACGGACACGATGATGGGGGCGATGGCCCACTATATCACGCATACGAGTGCTAGCAACTTCCAGCCCATGAACGCCAACTTTGGCATTATGCCAAAACTCAAACAGCGCATTCGGGATAAGCGTGAGCGTAATACGGCGATTTCTGAACGGGCCTTGGCTGACCTGACGACTTTTAAAGATGAAACATTGACCGTTAACAACTAA